ATACATAAATTATCTAATGTTTCATTATATCACGTGagatttattcataaaaatcttAGACTGtgataatttaaaatatccttAAGAAAAGCTTCTTTACGTTTGCTTTAAATGTAAATTCGAAATCGTTTCCTCCGTCacttttccaaaattttacaaaataaggAAAAACATCTAACGGAGTAGGTACCGGTTGCAATTAATCCGGCTAACAATGAACGAACAGTAAACCAGCATCGATAATATTAACCGAATAACCGGTTGATTATTCGACGGTGAAAATCCACTGTGGCGTAGGAACGTAAGTGAGAGaatgataaattattgataGAGATATGACACGATGCAAATGACGAGTTAACTGGTCTAcctcggttaacaggttaaaaagtatttttacgGGTGTCGCTCGATGAATTGACGCGAAGTGCGTTGCCGCTTTGCTCGTTGGAGAGGGAAACAGTAGTAACGAAGAATATCCGTTTGATTGCAGAATGATGCTGCGGGGGGTGACAGTGGTTCCGGCGATGGTCTGGCTAGCGGTGTGTGTGACGATGGTGGGGGCTACCAGCTACCTCCACCCCTCTCGCCTCACACCCGATCAATACGCCCCTTTGATCTCGCACCGCCATGGATTCTATAGAAGTATAGAGGACCAGCCGAATTGGAAGGATCAGGGTCCTGCGGAGAATCAGTCGTTCGACCCCTCGATCGGTCCGCGGAGATCGATGTCTGCTGATACCCGTACGTCAGATGCTCGCTCTAGTTACCAGTGATTTTATTCCAACGCTCTGATAGAAACAGAGTGGATCACTTTATGAGCTTATGTTAGTTAAACGGAAATGCTGGTAGCTGTATAgcaaaacaaattaattaacctTTAACGGTCGAGaacttttttttgtaatactcGCCCATAAAACGTTATAttacagtaaatattttttgtcagTGCATGATCAACAAACTAATGATGTAATAAGTTgcaatatttgataaagaaaactacgacgatgataaataaatgaaatgaaaactaaattcttTTCATGTCCCCGTAGCGGGGTTTTTcggccgttaagggttaatatacccTAAGTTTCAAGATCTGAGGACTAACCCATAGTCGtacgatttctttcgtaattacaCTCGATAAAACCATATTGCCGTTAGTAATTTGTTAcaaaaaagaatagaattttatgtttattctatgtccacGTTAATTCCGAaggttaacacttaggcaaccgtgCACGCCACGCCTAACTGTACGTTTTCCATCGTGTAAAAATCGACTATAACTATAATCTTTTCTATTAACTTCAGTTGTACTAATGTAacgaatttgattaaaaattgtgcTCCATGAAAGCAAGAAAGGTATTTGACGCAATGCAACTAACACAGATAgaagaataattacataataaagaaagaaacaaagaaaatagaaGGCAATTCATTGCTAAAGGAGAAGTAAATGATCTTATAATTCGATTATGCAGCGACTTACTTTAAAGCGGGTATATCTCACCATTTGGTTCACTAACAAAGAAAGGTATCAAaccaataaatttaaaaattaatgaaactttctGTGTACGTACAGTAagtctaatacattgcaatttctcttagtgccgaatttcattttgaaagagTGAAACCATCCCTCAgaagaaatgcaaatttttctttcccgggGATTGTCTTcaaaacggtaagagatagcgaaacgaATTTTCCACAAAAATACTGTTCTTTcacatctataaaattgtaaaataaaatttttcaagaagttatgttattttcaaaattttgagaaattgtcttttacaatttaatagaCCTGaagaaacaatgtattttttgtcgAAATGTTGTTTTACTATCCCTTATCGTtctgaagataatccacgggaaagaaaaatttatattttcggggggtggtttcatcccttcaaagtgaaattcggtatGAAACGAAtcgcaatgtattaggcttgacttactctacttacacgcaaggtttcataatttttgaagttaatttttgagttcgatacctttccttctAAGTTTTCAAAGTgtagaaagtaatatttaaccgCTTGTCTTACGATTTCTTCCGCAGCTATCGTCTTTAAGGTTTCATTACGCTTAATAgcaaattaaaagaagaaagaattcTATGTAGattgtgaatttatatttaccgTACAGTTTAAATGTTCATTAAAGACAGATAATATTCGATTGATCAACTAAGATTAAATTCGAGTTGAAAGAGAAAATTAATACTGACATGTGGTAAGTTTGGTTTCAAAACTTCATTACGAGTCGCACTTCATACTAtgaggcaaggagttaatttgatttttaaaaaattgattaacattCGGATTTGTCAGAAtcagtttaaaatcttcgtcgtcgttgaattatttgatatttttttacacAGAACGTGACTTGTTTCGCTTTCCCTTGAAAACCTTAAAGAGTGCTAGACCATTTGAAACGCGAAATGACGGATTCAGCTTGTAGAACAACTGAAAGAGAGGCATTTAGATTTACCGGGAGAACTTGAAAGTGTCTGGGGAGAATTATGGAGAATTGGTGGGAGAGACTAAGGAAAATCAATGCAAGCAGCTAAGGAAAATTGGTGGAAGAAACTAAGTGAAAATCGGTAACAGCGGCAAGATTGTTCAGCAAAGCTATAATGCACTCATCTCTGACAGATAAGATGCCACGTAATTTTTGATATAATCGAGTAAATGCTGACACGATCTATACTGTATAaacgtttatatatttttatgtataaaaaatgattttccttCTACGTCTGACCATTACTGAGCATTTCTACTTGTTATGTAGATTCGGTTGAGAATAAAGTAAGACCGATAGTAGATGCAAAACACGATACAATGAACCATCACGACAGTTTATTATATACAGAAAGAAGTAGCAGAGGACAAACGTAATTAATTAGTTTCGCTCGGCGGTACGCATTTCAAATTGTTCtcagaaatgaaactttagactCGCATTCAATAAAGTTCAGCGTACATCCTACAAACTCAGAACGTAAGGCACAGTTATTGCAGAAGTTAGTGTTTTATAGTGAACTTAGTATAAGCTCGGCGACTCATCGTTTGGATAAAAACATGCAATGAGCAAGCATTCTgattatcaaaattaaattatatactaaaGCGCGTGGCGTTCTGTTAGTCGTTTCTCAGTTTAGTTTTGCTAATCAGAAATTTAAGCAACGCTGTGTGTTTAACGCTCGCGATAGCGCGGCAAGTCTTGTCCTATTCGGGGTTTTCGCGTTATTTTTGCATTTGAAATCGTCAGTTTTTTATTTACACAATGAACGACGCGCCTATCCTGCACAGATCGGTGAATCAGTAACAAGGATAGTGGAGCTCGATTATTTCGAGGCTGTAGGGACGGGTAATGAGGTTCTCCGACGGAATGATACGGATAAGCGTGGTAAGTTGATCAGAGCCTGTAACGCCGGTAACTTAGGACCGCCAATGAGTCTTTCGCCGATGAATTAAATCGGTCGTTATGCAACATGCAATTTACAACATTAATTTCGGTAGTAAGTACTGGACCACAGATGTCTATACAAATTTGTATCTCTGTGCATATACTTTGAAGGTTTATTGCGAAATGGaactttattttctgtttgaaTGGTCATCATTACTCAAAATATGCAGTTTTAAAGAAAGAATTCGGAATTTCGACATTTGTGGCCTGGGTCGCATCAATTCAGTCACATCAAGTttgaatagaataataatattgtatcttATATATTAATTAGGAACTTTAAAGAATGTTCTATATTAAACAGGGTCatgaaatttgagaaattaaatttgacaatttaaaaatgGAACGAACCTGTGTAATTGCATGCATGTATAATTTCCTCATCAATCGCAGTGactttgaaatatgttattaggcagtttcttttagttttcgaaatattcgcgaaaatattaagttatccCATGGGCAGTATCGtttctaatgaattttttaatagaaagccACGGAACTTTttcgaaaatgattttaagGGATTAATCGGAAAACGAGAAAAGGTCGTACACAGCGATGATTTATACATCGCTGAATAAAAGAACtcaagtattaatttttttatactaAAAGTTAgcataaaaatcatattatttaTGAGGTGACACAATATATACACAAAAAGGATATCATGGGAACTATCCAGAAAAAGGAACCTCTCACATGACCTTGGCCTtgatatatttgattaaaatcaTTGTTCTGTGTGCTCAACACATAATTTTTCAGCAGTGattggttcaaaagttatgaatattttaaaatttcgcaATAAAATGTTTCGTCACGCTGAGATTTTTTTCCCTTATGttatttcgtttattataaatgtattataaattacttCTATTTACATAATACAGATTGGTATTAATAGAGATGATTTATTAAGCAGgggtacatatattatatattatagcatattattatttaagaatattatattataataatttattaatgcataatattatatatatatatattattattatataaggaTCATTATATACTATAATCCTAGCATATTGGTACGATTTATAATCCCGCTTCATAATATCAATTGTGAAGTAATATCGTGGGAGTTCAACCTCCAGACCGCTATCCCGAAAAGACCAACCTCACTAATATCAGCCTCCACTGTCTAAACAgaactttcttttttatatcatataaaGCACCATTTATAAAGAAAGAGAAGTATGTAATACGATACATCTTTCTGTTGTATGTGTACGTTGAAGTTAGAAGTACGTTGTTCAGAATGTCGTCCTTGACAATACATTCTAAGGTTATTGTGATCAGCGAAGAGGTCGCTCAACCCAGATATTTAaccaaaaatgtttaattattgtttcagCTCACTTATACTTAAATTATGAATGTTTAAGTGAACTCGTATCATTAACATAATTATGAGTTGATAAAGGATCAGAAAAgttcaattttatacaatacattaaataacttcgtttgttttaatgttacagttataattttgtaaatatgtgtttaaatatttcctaaatAACTTAACGTTTGTTTTTACTCAAATTTAATGATctacattaacattaaataaacatcaacataaacataaataaacgcGGATTGGGCTCGAAATGCAGAATTCGTTATCcttcaaaaaatgaataatttttgtactttttccaTTCCCTTTCGTTGCCGTGAACAATACAAAGATCAACAAAACATCATTCCAggcttaaatttatttattttttatttcttcctgtTACAACTCTAATATATAAGAAGTTACCgaaaagattataaatatttgaattatcaagatacacattgaaaaattttatcagattttatcgttgcaaatttgaattttttaaaatttacaaagtaataccgacaaaaagtaaaaataaaatttattaatgtttaaaaacaaaCACAAacgttatttttgtaataattaagaaaatttgtaagaattttatttatgatcaGTAACTGTGCACAACAGCGgtgtaatgaaatttaatgagaACTGTTTTACAATTCAtgttattcaaattaaaaatagttCTTTTGATTCACAACTTGTACTTTATTATCAGCTTGTAAAACATGTACCTTATTAGGacttaattcattttaaatttaaacatattcgcgaatttgaaatttttcatttttacttcaaGAGTTGAAAATCGTCATTCACAATAGAGATGAATATTTCAAGGTTTAAATGATAtgtcttttttttgttttgtaaataaactgtaaattaagtttaaacaaataataaatttatttttacagagAATATATTCATTTTGTACTCGAATCAACTGTTTAGCAAAAAATATGTGAACAAAATTAAACTACGAAATCAACGATACACTACGTTACGTTATAAATTCACGTAATCTATTTAaagaacatttattgaaattatttgttttaaagtgcaacagttaatatttaaaatctaaTTCAAGCAACTATCCATTTTTCAGAAACCAAGGATCGATCATTCAGCGTCAAATACGCGGGGAAAGATCTATTGTTCCCTTGGATAGGGAACAGCACCTCTGAAGATTTTTCATACTTGCTGCAGGATAAACAGCTCCTCGATTTCGCCGGCCAAAAATTGCTAGATCAGAATATTACTGATCGAAGCACAAAATCTCCAGGATTATCTATCCATGAGCTACCACCCGAGTCAGATGATCCTTTCGTGGCCGATGACACGTTCCAGGATCAAGGGCCTGGCTCGGTAGAAATATACAAGTTGGATCTGCTTAGAGAACGTCCTCTACTAAACCCGATACCCATGTCCATACTGCCAACGAATGGCAAAAGCAAGGTGCCAAAGAAGACCAGTCACAGCAGTTGGGAAACGAAGACTATGGAATACAAGACTACCAGTCCAAGGATCCTCCACAAGCAATCGAATTCCTTCGATGACCACAGCTCGGACGCGCCTCTTAACAGCGATCCTTTTAGTATCGGTGGGGTACCGGAGCTGCAGGTCGGTTGCGAAGGACTGGAAGCAACCAATCACAAGCAGAAAAGGTCCATCGACTCTGCGAGCAAGGATCAAGAAGGCGACTTGTGGGCGGAGGTAACTCCGATATCCTTGGACTTGGATTTTGATCTGTCCGAGGAGAAGTATGAGGAGATAGATGAATTGGTAAAGTTGAAGAAACTAGAGACCTCGACGAGGGGGTTGAAGCAGAACAGGGGAGATATGGAGGCAACTTTATACGCAGAGTTTCAGGCACGACTTGAAAATCTTCTAGGATTAATCGTTTGAAACTTGCACAGTATGGATCTACCGAGCAGAACCGAGATCTCTATCGCGCATGTGCGTGCGAAAAGGAGAAAATGGGTGGATCTGTAGAGTCAGCGGATATAAACAAAGACACATGTCCATCACTTAGATCGGATAATGTCGAATTCACCTTATGCGGATAATTAACATGCGAAGTATGCTGATGCttcgtttatttttttcttctttgtttacTTGCATTAACTAATCTGCTGTGCTTCTTTTCGAATTCGTATCATTTCATGAAAGAAAGTATTCGATCCAGTTTTGAATTCCGCAAACGTTCTGTATGTTCCACCACTTCTCCCACTTCTCTTACAAACCTCAAGTTAGCTCGGTAAACCCATAGTtgtcataatataataatccaaTGAGGAAATTCTACGGTATTGGTAACATACGACTGTTTTCGTTTCTTGACTTTAGGATAACGAGAAACGTGGGGACAAGTTGCCAGTCCGCGGTGATCTGGGCAAGTCTAGCGCAAACAGTGACTCCGCCTCGCCTGCCAAGATCGTCCATAACAATCGCAAGGCCGAAGGCGGGCGCAGCCCAGCTAAAGTGAAGCGAAGCGTCCAGCTCGAGAGCACCGAACAATCCACGGATCACTGGCCGACTAATCAAGTTCGCAAAATCCTGTGGGCTAAGGAGTCGATTACCGATGACCTTTCCGAGCACCGGAAACCCTTGAAGCGAGCAACTTGGGGGTTCGGAGAGGACGAGGGCGTGGTGTCTAGCGACGAGCTGCAAACGGAGAATCAGCGTCGGAGACTGGAGTACGAGAGACGCAGAAAAGAGGAGGAATTAAGGAGACAAGAGAAGAGTCGTGAGAGGGAGGCCGTCGAGAATGGAACTAACATGGACATAGAAAGGATCAGGAGCGATTACGCCAAGTTGTTGGCGCAGAAGCAGGAAGAAGAGAGGCGTAGAGAACTGCATCGTTCGTATTCGAACAGACGACAGATGAAGGAAGAGCATAGACGTCGCCTTCAAGAAGAAGAATTAAGAAACCAATGGCTAGATGAAGAAAGGAGGAGGCAGGAGGCTTCCCGCAGAGAACTTGAGTCTCGCTCGCGTGATGAAACCTCGCGTTTGCGAGCGGAAGCAGAAGCGAGAAGTAGAGAACAGGAGCAGGATAGGAGAAACCTGGAGAACAGGAGGCGCGAGTGGTGGCTGAAGAGACAAGagcaagaagaggaagaaagaaggaaacaggCCAGGGGCAGGGACGAGCCTTCGAGTGTGCGAGTCAATCCTAACGAGGGTAGATCTAGGGAACAATGGGAACGGGAGCAAAAACTTCGAGAGTACATACAACGCAATCGGCCGATTAATGTGAATAGCTCCGCGGACTGGCGAAATCAGGAAGCGAACCGTAGAAGGCTGGAAGAGGAACGCAAGTTGCAAGACTATATCAGAAGGAATCAACCGATCCAGCTGCCGAAGGCGAATGCTTCTCACGAAAGCAACTGGCAGGAGCACAGAAGAAGGATGCAAGAAGCGGCATGGTATGACCGATCGAGGTATCCGAGTCCCGGGGGCGGAAGAAGAGATCACGGTCCGTCAGCCATGACGAACGTCAATCCCAGAAGCTACGCGGAGGAGGCTAGAAGAAGGGACGCGACTCGAAGAGCTGAAGAAGAGAAAATTCGAGAAAGGGAGAGGCTCGAGCAGGAGCAGCTAAGGAGAGAGGCTTCAAGGCGAGAGGAAGAGGTCCGAAGGATACAGTCGAGCAGATACGAGGAGCAACGAAAAAGGCTGGAGGCCGAGAGACGGAAGATAGAGATAGCGGAGAGGCATGCTGGAAGAACGAGTCAGCGGGAAAATATGGGTTCGGTGTATGGGGATCGCAGACGGTTTGAGGAGCACAGGAGGAGGCAGGAAACGAGCCTTGTTCCGGCCAATTTAGTCGCGAACGAGGCTAGGAGAGCTACAGAGCTCCAGAGACAGAGGGTGGAGATGGAGAGAAGGAGGGCGGAGATGGAGAGAAGGAGGGCGGAGATGGAGAGGAGGAGGGCAGAGGCCGAGATACGAAGGGTTGAGCAGAACAGGTAAATGGTCGACCGTTCAGGGTGCTCGTAAATGTCCAAAAGGTGTCACtgtataaatatgaaatgtgTGCAACTAACGGCACTATTATCGATTAGAGAAATCGTTGAACTTGAAACTTTCCAAATTATCACGATCAATGCTGCGTTTATCACAGATGGTACACGTTCATTTctggaaaagaaatatttctttttgcaaGAAAAAACGTTTtgggaaacaattttctttagtATCCATTACAAAACGGTGAAAATGTGACGATACGgcgttaaaatatataaaagtaaacaaaaactCACAGAATATAactaattgtttataaaaaaagtCAATAAGCTGTAAGTAAAATAACCGAATTTTCCTGTGGCACCTAACGTGTTAAGCAAAACAACTGTGATTTTTTCGTGTCACTTGCCGGAgtcgataaaaattgaataaagatgTTTCAAAGGATCTTAAATGAATGGATGCGTTTA
Above is a genomic segment from Nomia melanderi isolate GNS246 chromosome 8, iyNomMela1, whole genome shotgun sequence containing:
- the LOC116426669 gene encoding uncharacterized protein LOC116426669 isoform X2, with protein sequence MHCTANFSMMLRGVTVVPAMVWLAVCVTMVGATSYLHPSRLTPDQYAPLISHRHGFYRSIEDQPNWKDQGPAENQSFDPSIGPRRSMSADTQTKDRSFSVKYAGKDLLFPWIGNSTSEDFSYLLQDKQLLDFAGQKLLDQNITDRSTKSPGLSIHELPPESDDPFVADDTFQDQGPGSVEIYKLDLLRERPLLNPIPMSILPTNGKSKVPKKTSHSSWETKTMEYKTTSPRILHKQSNSFDDHSSDAPLNSDPFSIGGVPELQVGCEGLEATNHKQKRSIDSASKDQEGDLWAEVTPISLDLDFDLSEEKYEEIDELVKLKKLETSTRGLKQNRGDMEATLYAEFQDNEKRGDKLPVRGDLGKSSANSDSASPAKIVHNNRKAEGGRSPAKVKRSVQLESTEQSTDHWPTNQVRKILWAKESITDDLSEHRKPLKRATWGFGEDEGVVSSDELQTENQRRRLEYERRRKEEELRRQEKSREREAVENGTNMDIERIRSDYAKLLAQKQEEERRRELHRSYSNRRQMKEEHRRRLQEEELRNQWLDEERRRQEASRRELESRSRDETSRLRAEAEARSREQEQDRRNLENRRREWWLKRQEQEEEERRKQARGRDEPSSVRVNPNEGRSREQWEREQKLREYIQRNRPINVNSSADWRNQEANRRRLEEERKLQDYIRRNQPIQLPKANASHESNWQEHRRRMQEAAWYDRSRYPSPGGGRRDHGPSAMTNVNPRSYAEEARRRDATRRAEEEKIRERERLEQEQLRREASRREEEVRRIQSSRYEEQRKRLEAERRKIEIAERHAGRTSQRENMGSVYGDRRRFEEHRRRQETSLVPANLVANEARRATELQRQRVEMERRRAEMERRRAEMERRRAEAEIRRVEQNRAKEARENQERARATKEQWRRQEAARLNALPVSARIIIRPGTSSPTQVISSRAGFGNEIEFTGFNPQGKGLEVPNFPAPPTQRPPVKSPPPCVWAVAQCCSSNNKRLVTCFESAGCPGINWDPNPCRIAIIQAAKEEMERFYEEAEKYGSF
- the LOC116426669 gene encoding uncharacterized protein LOC116426669 isoform X3, which codes for MLSIDRMMLRGVTVVPAMVWLAVCVTMVGATSYLHPSRLTPDQYAPLISHRHGFYRSIEDQPNWKDQGPAENQSFDPSIGPRRSMSADTQTKDRSFSVKYAGKDLLFPWIGNSTSEDFSYLLQDKQLLDFAGQKLLDQNITDRSTKSPGLSIHELPPESDDPFVADDTFQDQGPGSVEIYKLDLLRERPLLNPIPMSILPTNGKSKVPKKTSHSSWETKTMEYKTTSPRILHKQSNSFDDHSSDAPLNSDPFSIGGVPELQVGCEGLEATNHKQKRSIDSASKDQEGDLWAEVTPISLDLDFDLSEEKYEEIDELVKLKKLETSTRGLKQNRGDMEATLYAEFQDNEKRGDKLPVRGDLGKSSANSDSASPAKIVHNNRKAEGGRSPAKVKRSVQLESTEQSTDHWPTNQVRKILWAKESITDDLSEHRKPLKRATWGFGEDEGVVSSDELQTENQRRRLEYERRRKEEELRRQEKSREREAVENGTNMDIERIRSDYAKLLAQKQEEERRRELHRSYSNRRQMKEEHRRRLQEEELRNQWLDEERRRQEASRRELESRSRDETSRLRAEAEARSREQEQDRRNLENRRREWWLKRQEQEEEERRKQARGRDEPSSVRVNPNEGRSREQWEREQKLREYIQRNRPINVNSSADWRNQEANRRRLEEERKLQDYIRRNQPIQLPKANASHESNWQEHRRRMQEAAWYDRSRYPSPGGGRRDHGPSAMTNVNPRSYAEEARRRDATRRAEEEKIRERERLEQEQLRREASRREEEVRRIQSSRYEEQRKRLEAERRKIEIAERHAGRTSQRENMGSVYGDRRRFEEHRRRQETSLVPANLVANEARRATELQRQRVEMERRRAEMERRRAEMERRRAEAEIRRVEQNRAKEARENQERARATKEQWRRQEAARLNALPVSARIIIRPGTSSPTQVISSRAGFGNEIEFTGFNPQGKGLEVPNFPAPPTQRPPVKSPPPCVWAVAQCCSSNNKRLVTCFESAGCPGINWDPNPCRIAIIQAAKEEMERFYEEAEKYGSF
- the LOC116426669 gene encoding uncharacterized protein LOC116426669 isoform X1, which codes for MFGRSYEQAQRMMLRGVTVVPAMVWLAVCVTMVGATSYLHPSRLTPDQYAPLISHRHGFYRSIEDQPNWKDQGPAENQSFDPSIGPRRSMSADTQTKDRSFSVKYAGKDLLFPWIGNSTSEDFSYLLQDKQLLDFAGQKLLDQNITDRSTKSPGLSIHELPPESDDPFVADDTFQDQGPGSVEIYKLDLLRERPLLNPIPMSILPTNGKSKVPKKTSHSSWETKTMEYKTTSPRILHKQSNSFDDHSSDAPLNSDPFSIGGVPELQVGCEGLEATNHKQKRSIDSASKDQEGDLWAEVTPISLDLDFDLSEEKYEEIDELVKLKKLETSTRGLKQNRGDMEATLYAEFQDNEKRGDKLPVRGDLGKSSANSDSASPAKIVHNNRKAEGGRSPAKVKRSVQLESTEQSTDHWPTNQVRKILWAKESITDDLSEHRKPLKRATWGFGEDEGVVSSDELQTENQRRRLEYERRRKEEELRRQEKSREREAVENGTNMDIERIRSDYAKLLAQKQEEERRRELHRSYSNRRQMKEEHRRRLQEEELRNQWLDEERRRQEASRRELESRSRDETSRLRAEAEARSREQEQDRRNLENRRREWWLKRQEQEEEERRKQARGRDEPSSVRVNPNEGRSREQWEREQKLREYIQRNRPINVNSSADWRNQEANRRRLEEERKLQDYIRRNQPIQLPKANASHESNWQEHRRRMQEAAWYDRSRYPSPGGGRRDHGPSAMTNVNPRSYAEEARRRDATRRAEEEKIRERERLEQEQLRREASRREEEVRRIQSSRYEEQRKRLEAERRKIEIAERHAGRTSQRENMGSVYGDRRRFEEHRRRQETSLVPANLVANEARRATELQRQRVEMERRRAEMERRRAEMERRRAEAEIRRVEQNRAKEARENQERARATKEQWRRQEAARLNALPVSARIIIRPGTSSPTQVISSRAGFGNEIEFTGFNPQGKGLEVPNFPAPPTQRPPVKSPPPCVWAVAQCCSSNNKRLVTCFESAGCPGINWDPNPCRIAIIQAAKEEMERFYEEAEKYGSF
- the LOC116426669 gene encoding uncharacterized protein LOC116426669 isoform X4, which encodes MTERMMLRGVTVVPAMVWLAVCVTMVGATSYLHPSRLTPDQYAPLISHRHGFYRSIEDQPNWKDQGPAENQSFDPSIGPRRSMSADTQTKDRSFSVKYAGKDLLFPWIGNSTSEDFSYLLQDKQLLDFAGQKLLDQNITDRSTKSPGLSIHELPPESDDPFVADDTFQDQGPGSVEIYKLDLLRERPLLNPIPMSILPTNGKSKVPKKTSHSSWETKTMEYKTTSPRILHKQSNSFDDHSSDAPLNSDPFSIGGVPELQVGCEGLEATNHKQKRSIDSASKDQEGDLWAEVTPISLDLDFDLSEEKYEEIDELVKLKKLETSTRGLKQNRGDMEATLYAEFQDNEKRGDKLPVRGDLGKSSANSDSASPAKIVHNNRKAEGGRSPAKVKRSVQLESTEQSTDHWPTNQVRKILWAKESITDDLSEHRKPLKRATWGFGEDEGVVSSDELQTENQRRRLEYERRRKEEELRRQEKSREREAVENGTNMDIERIRSDYAKLLAQKQEEERRRELHRSYSNRRQMKEEHRRRLQEEELRNQWLDEERRRQEASRRELESRSRDETSRLRAEAEARSREQEQDRRNLENRRREWWLKRQEQEEEERRKQARGRDEPSSVRVNPNEGRSREQWEREQKLREYIQRNRPINVNSSADWRNQEANRRRLEEERKLQDYIRRNQPIQLPKANASHESNWQEHRRRMQEAAWYDRSRYPSPGGGRRDHGPSAMTNVNPRSYAEEARRRDATRRAEEEKIRERERLEQEQLRREASRREEEVRRIQSSRYEEQRKRLEAERRKIEIAERHAGRTSQRENMGSVYGDRRRFEEHRRRQETSLVPANLVANEARRATELQRQRVEMERRRAEMERRRAEMERRRAEAEIRRVEQNRAKEARENQERARATKEQWRRQEAARLNALPVSARIIIRPGTSSPTQVISSRAGFGNEIEFTGFNPQGKGLEVPNFPAPPTQRPPVKSPPPCVWAVAQCCSSNNKRLVTCFESAGCPGINWDPNPCRIAIIQAAKEEMERFYEEAEKYGSF
- the LOC116426669 gene encoding uncharacterized protein LOC116426669 isoform X5, with product MMLRGVTVVPAMVWLAVCVTMVGATSYLHPSRLTPDQYAPLISHRHGFYRSIEDQPNWKDQGPAENQSFDPSIGPRRSMSADTQTKDRSFSVKYAGKDLLFPWIGNSTSEDFSYLLQDKQLLDFAGQKLLDQNITDRSTKSPGLSIHELPPESDDPFVADDTFQDQGPGSVEIYKLDLLRERPLLNPIPMSILPTNGKSKVPKKTSHSSWETKTMEYKTTSPRILHKQSNSFDDHSSDAPLNSDPFSIGGVPELQVGCEGLEATNHKQKRSIDSASKDQEGDLWAEVTPISLDLDFDLSEEKYEEIDELVKLKKLETSTRGLKQNRGDMEATLYAEFQDNEKRGDKLPVRGDLGKSSANSDSASPAKIVHNNRKAEGGRSPAKVKRSVQLESTEQSTDHWPTNQVRKILWAKESITDDLSEHRKPLKRATWGFGEDEGVVSSDELQTENQRRRLEYERRRKEEELRRQEKSREREAVENGTNMDIERIRSDYAKLLAQKQEEERRRELHRSYSNRRQMKEEHRRRLQEEELRNQWLDEERRRQEASRRELESRSRDETSRLRAEAEARSREQEQDRRNLENRRREWWLKRQEQEEEERRKQARGRDEPSSVRVNPNEGRSREQWEREQKLREYIQRNRPINVNSSADWRNQEANRRRLEEERKLQDYIRRNQPIQLPKANASHESNWQEHRRRMQEAAWYDRSRYPSPGGGRRDHGPSAMTNVNPRSYAEEARRRDATRRAEEEKIRERERLEQEQLRREASRREEEVRRIQSSRYEEQRKRLEAERRKIEIAERHAGRTSQRENMGSVYGDRRRFEEHRRRQETSLVPANLVANEARRATELQRQRVEMERRRAEMERRRAEMERRRAEAEIRRVEQNRAKEARENQERARATKEQWRRQEAARLNALPVSARIIIRPGTSSPTQVISSRAGFGNEIEFTGFNPQGKGLEVPNFPAPPTQRPPVKSPPPCVWAVAQCCSSNNKRLVTCFESAGCPGINWDPNPCRIAIIQAAKEEMERFYEEAEKYGSF